One Sediminibacillus dalangtanensis genomic region harbors:
- a CDS encoding YtoQ family protein, producing MEFTVYLAGQIHDNWRSELKENAKVRGLSFQFVGPQENHELSDNIGEKILGEQPGKLYRDDAASAINNFRTEVLMNKADFVIALFGENYKQWNTAMDAATAIALKKPTIIIRPESLIHPLKELSNKANVTVETTSQALDVLTYLFE from the coding sequence ATGGAGTTCACTGTTTACTTAGCCGGCCAGATACACGATAACTGGCGGTCGGAGCTGAAAGAAAACGCAAAAGTAAGAGGCTTGTCCTTCCAATTCGTCGGTCCCCAGGAGAACCATGAACTTTCAGATAATATCGGGGAAAAGATCTTGGGCGAACAGCCCGGTAAGCTCTATCGTGACGATGCAGCTTCGGCAATCAACAATTTTAGAACAGAAGTTTTGATGAACAAAGCTGATTTTGTGATCGCCCTGTTCGGGGAGAATTACAAGCAGTGGAATACGGCAATGGATGCTGCTACTGCAATTGCATTGAAAAAGCCAACAATCATCATACGACCTGAATCATTAATTCATCCGCTCAAAGAATTGTCGAATAAAGCAAATGTCACCGTCGAAACGACAAGCCAAGCGCTCGATGTCCTTACGTATCTTTTTGAGTGA